A DNA window from Vigna unguiculata cultivar IT97K-499-35 chromosome 10, ASM411807v1, whole genome shotgun sequence contains the following coding sequences:
- the LOC114165578 gene encoding elicitor-responsive protein 3-like has product MKRGILEVLVVNAKGIIHTNFVGTPSYYVIIECGTQTRITKVSSGKHEKPRWNEKFIFDLSESDCKNSTYLKCRIMDTELFRNGGFVGEAKIFIGGIILEGSDQGYIEIQPAPYNVVLQDHTYKGQIKIGFKFIADNNEEYLMEKPDEFKGYEKKESPNSIFGWIWRISLWKILFFYQHKTSKSHQDYH; this is encoded by the exons ATGAAGAGAGGAATTCTTGAAGTACTTGTTGTCAATGCAAAAGGAATTATACACACAAATTTTGTTG GAACACCTTCTTACTATGTGATTATTGAGTGTGGCACTCAGACTCGAATAACAAAAGTTTCATCAG GAAAACATGAGAAACCTCGGTGGAATGAGAAATTCATATTTGATTTGTCGGAGTCTGATTGCAAGAATTCAACGTATCTTAAATGTAGAATCATGGACACAGAACTCTTCAGAAATGGTGGATTTGTTGGTGAAGCCAA AATTTTCATAGGTGGAATAATATTGGAAGGAAGTGATCAGGGATACATAGAAATACAACCAGCTCCATATAATGTGGTTCTTCAAGATCACACTTACAAAGGACaaataaaaattggatttaAATTCATTGCTGATAAT AATGAAGAGTACTTGATGGAGAAACCAGATGAATTCAAGGGTTATGAGAAGAAGGAATCACCCAATTCAATTTTTGGATGGATTTGGAGAATATCACTGTGGAAAATCTTGTTTTTCTATCAGCACAAAACTTCCAAAAGTCATCAGGATTATCATTGA